From the Streptomyces sp. NBC_00390 genome, the window TCACCGTGATGGAGAAGTCCATCGCCGACGTCGCCGCGATGTCGATCAGTGAGTGCGCGGAGTTCCTGGGCCGGCTCAAGCTCAACGCCCGCGACAAGAAGATCGCGGAGCGTGTGCTCAAGGAGGTCAACGAGCGGCTGCGGTTCCTGGTCGACGTCGGCCTGGACTACCTCTCGCTGAACCGCGCGGCCGGCACGCTCTCGGGCGGTGAGGCGCAGCGCATCCGGCTCGCCACCCAGATCGGCTCCGGCCTCGTCGGGGTGCTGTATGTGCTGGACGAGCCGTCGATCGGCCTGCACCAGCGCGACAACCACCGTCTGATCGAGACCCTGGTCCGGCTGCGAGACATGGGCAACACGCTCATCGTCGTGGAGCACGACGAGGACACCATCAAGGTCGCCGACTGGGTCGTCGACATCGGCCCCGGCGCGGGTGAGCACGGCGGCAAGGTCGTGCACTCCGGCCCCCTGAAGGAGCTGCTGGCCAACAAGGAGTCGATGACCGGGCAGTATCTGTCCCGCCAGAAGGCGATCGCGACGCCGGACATCCGCCGGCCCATGGATCCGACGCGGCAGCTCACCGTCCACGGAGCCCGGGAGAACAACCTGCGGGACATCGACGTCTCCTTCCCGCTCGGCGTGCTCACCGCGGTCACCGGTGTCTCGGGATCCGGAAAGTCGACGCTGGTCAACGACATCCTCTACACGCACCTCGCGCGCGAGCTGAACGGCGCGAAGTCGGTGCCCGGCCGGCACACCCGGGTCGAGGGCGACGACCTCGTCGACAAGGTGGTTCACGTCGACCAGTCGCCCATCGGCCGCACGCCCCGCTCCAACCCGGCGACGTACACCGGTGTCTTCGACCATGTCCGCAAGCTGTTCGCGGAGACGATGGAGGCCAAGGTCCGCGGCTATCTCCCCGGCCGGTTCTCCTTCAATGTGAAGGGCGGCCGCTGCGAGAACTGCTCCGGCGACGGCACCATCAAGATCGAGATGAACTTCCTGCCGGACGTGTACGTCCCCTGCGAGGTCTGCCACGGGGCGCGCTACAACCGGGAGACCCTTGAGGTCCACTACAAGGGCAAGTCCATCGCCGAGGTGCTGGACATGCCGATCGAGGAGGCCCTGCACTTCTTCGAGGCCGTGCCGACGATCTCCCGCCATCTGCGGACGCTCAACGAGGTGGGCCTCGGCTATGTCCGGCTCGGCCAGTCCGCGCCGACACTCTCGGGCGGTGAGGCCCAGCGGGTGAAGCTCGCGTCGGAGCTCCAGAAGCGTTCCACGGGCCGCACGGTCTACGTCCTGGACGAGCCGACCACCGGACTGCACTTCGAGGACATCAGCAAGCTGATCAAGGTGCTGTCCAACCTGGTCGACAAGGGCAACACGGTCATCGTGATCGAGCACAACCTGGACGTCATCAAGACGGCGGACTGGGTCGTCGACATGGGCCCCGAGGGCGGCAGCGGCGGCGGCCTGGTCATCGCCGAAGGCACCCCGGAGCAGGTCGCCGGTGTCCCGGCCAGCCACACCGGAAAGTTCCTGCGGGACATCCTGGACGCGGACCGGATCAGCGATGCGGTCGCGGTGCCGGCGGCGCGCAGGGCGAAGAAGGCGGCGGCCAAGAAGCCGGTGTCGGCGAACGCGACGGCGTCGAAGAAGACGGTGACGTCCCGCGCGACGACTGCTCGCACGGCCAGGGCGCGCAAGGCCTGACCGGGCGCATCGAGGGCCGGACGCCTCCTGGGGCGTCCGGCCCTTGGCGTCTCGAGGGTGCGAGGCGGTTCAGGACGGCGGTTCAGGACGGGGGTGGGCACGGCTGCGGGCGGCGACTTCCTGCCGTGGCCCGCTGCGGTACGGGACCTTAAAGCTCCAGCTCCGCCGCGTACGGCGGTTCCGCGCCCGTGCGGGAGCACGTCACGGCAGCCGCGCGGGCGGCGAGGGTCAGCACCTCGGTCCAGGCAGCCGCGTCCAGCGACGACAGCCCCTCCGGGGACAGGGCGTCCCGCTCCGCGAGCCCGTGCAGCAGCGCCGCGTTCACGGTGTCGCCCGCGCCGATCGTGTCCGCGACCGTCACCGGGGCGGCCGGGACCGAGACCTCGAGACCTGACCGGGTGCGTACCGTCAGCCCGGACCCGCCCCGGGTCAGGACCACCGCGGCCGGGCCCTCGGGGACACCGCCCAGCCAGGTCGCGTCGTCCTCGGACAGTTTGAGCAGCGACACGTACGGCAGCCAGCCCGCGCATCGCGCCCGATAGGCGTCCGCGTCCGGGATCAGGACCGCCCTGATGTTCGGGTCGAGCAGGGTGAAGACCCCGCGTCCCGCCTCCCGCCGCAGCAGCGCCTCGTACGCGCTCGCACCGGGCTCCAGCACCAGGGAACATGTGCCGAGCGCCAGTGCCCGTACCGACTCCGGCAGCGCGTGCGGCAGCTCGAAAAGGCGGTCAGCGCTGCCCTCCGTGTAGAAGCCGTATCCGGCCGAGCCGTCCGAGCCGATCGCCGCCACCGCGAGCGTCGTCGGCTCGGGGCCGCGCTGTACGAGCGACGTGTCGACGCCCGCCCTGCGCAGCCCCGCCAGCAGCGCCTCCCCGAAGCCGTCCGTCGAGACCCGCGAACAGAATGCGACGTGCTCACCGAGCCTGCCCAGTGCGATCGCGGTGTTGTACGGGCCCCCGCCGGGGCGTGGCAGCAGCAACGGCAGCGGTGTGCCGTTCTCCTGAGGGACCAGGTCGATGAGGGATTCTCCTGCGACGACGAACACGGCCCGAACGTAACCCATGGCCTCATGGGCCGTGACCCATGGCCCCCGGCGGCCGACCGGAGCCCGCCCGCAGCCCCTCCGATCTCCGCCGGTATCGTCGGGTCTGTCACTGGCAACGAGCCCAGACAGCACGCCCCTGATCCGTGGAGTTCCCATGTCCGGCCAGCCCTCCCCTCACCTTCGGCAGTCGGCACCCCCGGCCCGCCGGACCGTGCTGAAAGGCGCCGCGCTCGCGGGTGCCGCCGGACTGGGCGCGGCAGCCTGCTCCACCGAATCCAAGCTCGGCCATGCCCGGATCCCCACCCCCACCGCGCCCGTGGACCTCGGCGAGGCCGACGCCGTTCCGGTCGGCGGGGCGAGGCTCTACCGCGAGCAGCGCCTGGTCGTGAGCTGTCCGGCCGAGGGCCGGTACCGGGCCTTCAGCGCCCAGTGCACCCACGCCGGCTGCGTGCTCGACAAGATCGAGAACAACGAGGGCAACTGCCCCTGCCACGGCAGCCGCTTCGATGTGACGAGCGGCAAGGCCGTGGTGGGCCCGGCGACCGTGCCGCTGCCCGAGGTGCCGATCAAGGTCGAGGGCGGCAGGCTCGTCGCCGGTCCGGACGCCTGAGAAGGACCGCAGGCCCAGGGCTTCAGTCCCAGTCCCAGTCGATCCCGAGAATCCCCGGCCGCACACCCTGCTCGGCCAGATGCACCGTGCGGTGCCGACGGCTCAGCGTCAGATCCGTACGGGCTCCGCGCGGCGCCCCCGTGGTCGCCTGCGCGAAGCGGCGGCAGCGCACCGGGAGTGCTTCCTCCGCGAAGTGCACCTGGAGCACGTACTGCCCGCCCGCGAAACTGAACCCGCGCACGTATTCGGTGCTCGGACCGCCGGTCCCGTCCTCGAAGCCGTAGCCGAAGAAGTACGTCTCGCCCGCACGCAGCCGGGCGTCGAACAGCAGCTCCGCGATCACCACCCCGCTCTCCTGGTGCCACCGCACCCGACCCGTGCGGCAGTTCTCCAGCGCCTTCACCGCCACCCGCGCCGGATCGCACCCCGGGTCGCCGTGGTGGATGGCCAGATAGCGGTCGACGCCGTCCCGGTGGGCGCGCACCACGTGTTGCGACTGCCGCCCCACCAGCTCACGCTCCCGTCCTATGCGCACCCGCTCCTGGTGTCCGACCGTGTGCAGCCCGCCGTCCGTCGGCGACCGGAGATCCGCGAGCAGCTGCTCCACCACTCCGGAGGGCTCGACCAGTGAGCGGTACGAGCGGGCGGCCGGCCGTTCGAGATCCGTGTGGGAGCGTCCGTCGCCGTCGCCGAGCAGACGGAGCAGCGAGTTCCCCGGCAGCTCCAGTACGTCCTCCAGCGCCCGCACCGCCCGCAGCGACTCGGGCCGTTGCGGGCGGCGCGCGCCCTGCTGCCAGTAACTGAGACTGGTCACGCCGACCTTGATGCCACGATGCGCGAGATGGTGCTGGACCCGCTGGAGCGGCAGCCCGCGCACCGCGAGGGCGGCGCGCAGCGCCAGATGGAACGGGCCGGTGTCCAGCACCTGTGCCAGATCGGCTTCGGTGTGGCCCATGGCTTCCCTCCGGGGACTCATCGCGTCGGTGCACGTTCACGAGCAGGGCTGACCGCTGTGGATGGGCGGCAGCGGCCCTCCAGGTGGGGGCGGGACGGAGGTGTTCACATCCGGACCACACCGTTCACAGGGCCGCGTCACCCCGCATTGAAGCGTGTTGGCCTGCCTCCGACAAGGACTGATACTCAACCGCGGCATCGGGCCACCGGCAGCACCGTCCTGTCCCGGGCCCCGGACATGACCACGCTGTCACCGCCCGACAGTAGGGTGGTCGGCATGGCAGACCCCTCCAGCTACCGTCCCAAGCCGGGAGAGATCCCCGACTCTCCGGGGGTCTACAGATTCCGTGACGAGCACCGCCGGGTGATCTACGTCGGCAAGGCGAAAAGCCTGCGCCAGCGCCTCGCCAGCTACTTCCAGGACCTGGCGAATCTGCACCCGCGCACCCGCACCATGGTCACCACCGCAGCCTCGGTCGAGTGGACCGTCGTCGCCACCGAGGTGGAGGCGCTTCAGCTGGAGTACTCCTGGATCAAGGAGTACGACCCCCGGTTCAACGTCAAGTACCGCGACGACAAGAGCTATCCGTATCTCGCGGTGACGCTCAACGAAGAGTTCCCCCGGGTCCAGGTCATGCGCGGCGCCAAGCGCAAGGGCGTGCGGTACTTCGGCCCGTACGGACACGCGTGGGCGATCCGCGAGACGGTCGACCTGATGCTCCGTGTCTTCCCGGTGCGCACCTGCTCCGCGGGGGTGTTCAGGAACCACGTGCAAAGAGGCCGCCCCTGCCTGCTGGGCTACATCGGCAAGTGCTCGGCGCCCTGCGTGGGCCGGGTGACCCCCGAGGAGCACCGCGAACTGGCGGAGGAGTTCTGCGACTTCATGGCCGGACGCACGGGCACGTACATCCGCAGGCTCGAGAAGCAGATGATGGCCGCGGCCGAGGAGATGGAGTACGAGAAGGCGGCCCGGCTGCGCGACGACATCGAGGCACTCAGGCGCGCGCTGGAGAAGAACGCGGTGGTCCTCGCTGACGCCACCGACGCTGATCTGATGGCCCTGGCCGAGGACGAGCTGGAGGCTGCCGTGCAGATCTTCCACGTCCGCGGGGGACGGGTGCGCGGCCAGCGCGGCTGGGTGACCGACAAGGTCGAGAACGTCGACACGGCAGGTCTGGTCGAGCACGCCCTGCAACAGCTGTACGGGGAGGAGAGCGGCGACGCGGTCCCCAAGGAGGTCCTCGTCCCGGCACTGCCCGAGGAGACGGACGCGGTGACGCAGTGGCTGAGCGGCCGCCGCGGGTCCCAGGTGTCGCTGCGCATACCGCAGCGCGGCGACAAGAAGGACCTGATGGAGACGGTCCAGCGCAACGCCCAGCAGGCGCTCGCGCTGCACAAGACCAGGCGCGCCAGCGACCTCACCACCCGCTCCCGCGCCCTGGAGGAGATCGCCGAGGCGCTCGGCCTGGACTCCGCCCCGCTGCGGATCGAGTGCTTCGACATCTCGCACCTGCAGGGCGAGGACATCGTGGCGTCCATGGTGGTGTTCGAGGACGGCCTGGCCCGCAAGAGCGAGTACCGCCGCTTCCAGATCAAGGGCCGCGCCGGGGACACGCAGCTCTGGCACGGGGAGGGCCAGGACGATGTCCGGTCCATGCACGAGGTGGTCACCCGCCGCTTCAAGCGGTATCTGGCCGAGAAGGACCGGACGGGGGAGTGGATCGGCGGCGATGATCCCGACGACGCTTCCGACGACGGGAAGCCGAGGAAGTTCGCCTACCCGCCCCAGCTCGTCGTGGTCGACGGAGGGCAGCCGCAGGTCGCGGCGGCCCAGCGCGCTCTGGACGAACTCGGCATCGACGATGTCGCCGTCTGCGGTCTGGCCAAGCGCCTCGAGGAGGTCTGGCTGCCGCACGACGACGACCCCGTCGTGCTGCCCCGCTCCAGCGAGGGGCTGTACCTCCTCCAGCGGGTACGTGACACAGCTCACGATTTCGCCATCCGCTATCAGCGCTCGAAACGGACCAAGCGCATCAGGACCGGTCCGCTGGACGCGGTCCCCGGGCTGGGAGAGACCCGCAAACAGGCTCTGATCAAGCATTTCGGCTCGGTGAAGCGGCTGCGGCAGGCGACAATCGAGCAGATCTGTGAGGTTCCCGGCATGGGCCGCAAGACGGCGGAGTCCGTGGTCGTGGCCCTGGCCCAGGCGGTTCCGGCCGCCCCTGCCGTGAATACGGCGACTGGAGAGATCATTGAAGAGAACGACGGGGGATAGCGCGAAATGACCGAGCACGATGGAGACGGAGCAGCAGACGTGAGTACGGGCAACGGAACCGAGCCCGGCGATGCTGCCGCGGACGCGGCCATCCCTGAGCTGGTGATCATCTCCGGAATGTCGGGCGCCGGGCGCAGTACGGCGGCGAAGTGCCTGGAGGACCTCGGCTGGTTCGTCGTGGACAACCTGCCCCCTGCGCTGATCCCCACGATGGTGGAGCTCGGCGCCCGCTCGCAGGGCAACGTCGCGCGGATCGCGGTGGTCGTCGACGTACGCGGCCGGCGGTTCTTCGACAATCTCCGCGAGTCCCTGGCCGACCTGGACGCCAAGCAGGTCACCCGCCGGATCGTCTTCCTCGAGTCGTCCGACGACGCCCTGGTGCGCCGCTTCGAGTCGGTCCGCCGTCCGCACCCCCTGCAGGGCGACGGCCGGATCGTCGACGGTATCGCCGCCGAGCGCGATCTGCTGCGCGAGCTGCGCGGTGACGCCGATCTGGTGATCGACACCTCCAGCCTGAACGTGCACGAGCTGCGCGCCAAGATGGACGCCCAGTTCGCGGGCGACGAGGAGCCCGAGCTGCGGGCCACCGTGATGTCGTTCGGGTTCAAGTACGGACTGCCCGTCGACGCCGACCTGGTCGTCGACATGCGCTTCCTGCCGAACCCGCACTGGGTCCCGGAACTGCGTCCCTTCACCGGCCTCAACGAAGAGGTCTCGAACTATGTCTTCAACCAGCCCGGCGCCAAGGAGTTCCTGGACAGCTACACCGAGCTGCTCCAGCTGATCGCCGCCGGCTACCGCCGTGAGGGCAAGCGGTACGTCACCATCGCGGTGGGCTGCACCGGCGGCAAGCACCGCTCCGTCGCCACGTCCGAGAAGCTCGCGGCCAGGCTGTCCGCCGCCGGGGTCGAGACCGTCGTCGTGCACCGTGACATGGGGCGCGAGTGACCGGACGCAACCTCCGTCTGCGGCGGCTGCGCAGGACCACGCACGCGCTGTCGGCACGGAAGCGCGGTGCCCAGCCCAAGGTCGTCGCCCTCGGCGGCGGAATGGGCCTGTCGGCGTCGCTGGCGGCCCTGCGCCGCATCACGGGAGATCTCACCGCGGTCGTCACCGTCGCCGACGACGGCGGCTCCAGCGGGCGGCTGCGCAGGGAGCTCGGCGTACTGCCGCCCGGTGATCTGCGCAAGGCGCTCGCCGCGCTGTGCGGCGACGACGACTGGGGCCAGACCTGGGCCCGGGTCATCCAGTACCGCTTCCAGTCCAAGGGCGAGCTGCACGAGCATGCGGTCGGCAATCTGCTGATCGTGGCCCTGTGGGAGCAGTTCGGCGACCATGTCCAGGCCCTTGATCTGGTCGGCAAGCTGCTGGGCGCGCACGGGCGGGTGCTGCCGATGTCGGCCGTGCCGCTGGACCTCGAGGCGCTGGTGCGGGGGCACGACCCGGCGCGCCCGGACGCTGTGGAGACGGTCCGGGGCCAGGCCACCGTCGCGCTCACCCCGGGCGAGGTGCAGTCCGTGCATCTCGTCCCGCACGACCCGCCGGCCGTACCGGAGGCAGTCGAGGCGGTGCTGGACGCCGACTGGGTGGTTCTCGGCCCCGGCTCCTGGTTCTCCTCGGTGATCCCGCATCTACTGGTTCCCGAACTGCTGGACGCCCTGGTGGAGACCAAGGCGCGCCGGGTCCTCTCCCTCAATCTGTCGCCACAGCCCGGGGAAACCGAAGGGTTCTCCCCGCAGCGTCATTTGGAGGTTTTGGGACGACACGCGCCTAAACTCGCCCTGGACGTGGTGCTGGCCGACGAGGCCGCAGTGCGCGACCGCGCCTCCCTCGCCGAGGCCGCCAGTCGGCTGGGGGCCGCGGTCGAGCTGGCTCCGGTGGCCTCGCCCGACAGCGTTTCGAGGCACGACCCGGAGCTGTTGGCCGCCGCGTACGACCGTATTTTTCGGATGCATGGAAGGATCGGCCCATGGCGATGACGGCAGCGGTGAAGGACGAAATCTCCCGGCTTCCCGTCACCCGGACCTGCTGCAGAAAGGCGGAGGTCTCGGCGATCCTGCGATTCGCGGGCGGGCTGCACCTGGTGAGCGGCCGCATCGTGATCGAGGCGGAGCTGGACACCGGGATTGCGGCGCGCCGGCTCAAGCGCGACATCCTGGAGATCTTCGGGCACAGTTCCGAGCTGATGGTGATGGCTCCTGGCGGGCTGCGCCGGGGCTCGCGCTTCGTGGTG encodes:
- the rapZ gene encoding RNase adapter RapZ, with the protein product MTEHDGDGAADVSTGNGTEPGDAAADAAIPELVIISGMSGAGRSTAAKCLEDLGWFVVDNLPPALIPTMVELGARSQGNVARIAVVVDVRGRRFFDNLRESLADLDAKQVTRRIVFLESSDDALVRRFESVRRPHPLQGDGRIVDGIAAERDLLRELRGDADLVIDTSSLNVHELRAKMDAQFAGDEEPELRATVMSFGFKYGLPVDADLVVDMRFLPNPHWVPELRPFTGLNEEVSNYVFNQPGAKEFLDSYTELLQLIAAGYRREGKRYVTIAVGCTGGKHRSVATSEKLAARLSAAGVETVVVHRDMGRE
- a CDS encoding Rieske (2Fe-2S) protein, giving the protein MSGQPSPHLRQSAPPARRTVLKGAALAGAAGLGAAACSTESKLGHARIPTPTAPVDLGEADAVPVGGARLYREQRLVVSCPAEGRYRAFSAQCTHAGCVLDKIENNEGNCPCHGSRFDVTSGKAVVGPATVPLPEVPIKVEGGRLVAGPDA
- a CDS encoding carbohydrate kinase family protein gives rise to the protein MFVVAGESLIDLVPQENGTPLPLLLPRPGGGPYNTAIALGRLGEHVAFCSRVSTDGFGEALLAGLRRAGVDTSLVQRGPEPTTLAVAAIGSDGSAGYGFYTEGSADRLFELPHALPESVRALALGTCSLVLEPGASAYEALLRREAGRGVFTLLDPNIRAVLIPDADAYRARCAGWLPYVSLLKLSEDDATWLGGVPEGPAAVVLTRGGSGLTVRTRSGLEVSVPAAPVTVADTIGAGDTVNAALLHGLAERDALSPEGLSSLDAAAWTEVLTLAARAAAVTCSRTGAEPPYAAELEL
- the uvrA gene encoding excinuclease ABC subunit UvrA, translating into MADRLIVRGAREHNLKNVSLDLPRDSLIVFTGLSGSGKSSLAFDTIFAEGQRRYVESLSSYARQFLGQMDKPDVDFIEGLSPAVSIDQKSTSRNPRSTVGTITEVYDYLRLLFARIGKPHCPECRRPISRQSPQAIVDKVLELPEGSRFQVLSPLVRERKGEFVDLFADLQTKGYSRARVDGKTVQLAEPPQLKKQEKHTIEVVVDRLTVKDSAKRRLTDSVETALGLSGGMVVLDFVDLPEDDPERERMYSEHLYCPYDDLSFEELEPRSFSFNSPFGACPDCTGIGTRMEVDPELIVPDEERSLDEGAIHPWSHGHTKEYFGRLIGGLAQALGFSTDMPWAGLPQRAKKALLHGHKTQVEVRYRNRYGRERAYTTPAFEGAVQFVKRRHSEAESDSSRERFEGYMREVPCPTCEGTRLKPIVLAVTVMEKSIADVAAMSISECAEFLGRLKLNARDKKIAERVLKEVNERLRFLVDVGLDYLSLNRAAGTLSGGEAQRIRLATQIGSGLVGVLYVLDEPSIGLHQRDNHRLIETLVRLRDMGNTLIVVEHDEDTIKVADWVVDIGPGAGEHGGKVVHSGPLKELLANKESMTGQYLSRQKAIATPDIRRPMDPTRQLTVHGARENNLRDIDVSFPLGVLTAVTGVSGSGKSTLVNDILYTHLARELNGAKSVPGRHTRVEGDDLVDKVVHVDQSPIGRTPRSNPATYTGVFDHVRKLFAETMEAKVRGYLPGRFSFNVKGGRCENCSGDGTIKIEMNFLPDVYVPCEVCHGARYNRETLEVHYKGKSIAEVLDMPIEEALHFFEAVPTISRHLRTLNEVGLGYVRLGQSAPTLSGGEAQRVKLASELQKRSTGRTVYVLDEPTTGLHFEDISKLIKVLSNLVDKGNTVIVIEHNLDVIKTADWVVDMGPEGGSGGGLVIAEGTPEQVAGVPASHTGKFLRDILDADRISDAVAVPAARRAKKAAAKKPVSANATASKKTVTSRATTARTARARKA
- a CDS encoding gluconeogenesis factor YvcK family protein, producing the protein MTGRNLRLRRLRRTTHALSARKRGAQPKVVALGGGMGLSASLAALRRITGDLTAVVTVADDGGSSGRLRRELGVLPPGDLRKALAALCGDDDWGQTWARVIQYRFQSKGELHEHAVGNLLIVALWEQFGDHVQALDLVGKLLGAHGRVLPMSAVPLDLEALVRGHDPARPDAVETVRGQATVALTPGEVQSVHLVPHDPPAVPEAVEAVLDADWVVLGPGSWFSSVIPHLLVPELLDALVETKARRVLSLNLSPQPGETEGFSPQRHLEVLGRHAPKLALDVVLADEAAVRDRASLAEAASRLGAAVELAPVASPDSVSRHDPELLAAAYDRIFRMHGRIGPWR
- the uvrC gene encoding excinuclease ABC subunit UvrC, with product MADPSSYRPKPGEIPDSPGVYRFRDEHRRVIYVGKAKSLRQRLASYFQDLANLHPRTRTMVTTAASVEWTVVATEVEALQLEYSWIKEYDPRFNVKYRDDKSYPYLAVTLNEEFPRVQVMRGAKRKGVRYFGPYGHAWAIRETVDLMLRVFPVRTCSAGVFRNHVQRGRPCLLGYIGKCSAPCVGRVTPEEHRELAEEFCDFMAGRTGTYIRRLEKQMMAAAEEMEYEKAARLRDDIEALRRALEKNAVVLADATDADLMALAEDELEAAVQIFHVRGGRVRGQRGWVTDKVENVDTAGLVEHALQQLYGEESGDAVPKEVLVPALPEETDAVTQWLSGRRGSQVSLRIPQRGDKKDLMETVQRNAQQALALHKTRRASDLTTRSRALEEIAEALGLDSAPLRIECFDISHLQGEDIVASMVVFEDGLARKSEYRRFQIKGRAGDTQLWHGEGQDDVRSMHEVVTRRFKRYLAEKDRTGEWIGGDDPDDASDDGKPRKFAYPPQLVVVDGGQPQVAAAQRALDELGIDDVAVCGLAKRLEEVWLPHDDDPVVLPRSSEGLYLLQRVRDTAHDFAIRYQRSKRTKRIRTGPLDAVPGLGETRKQALIKHFGSVKRLRQATIEQICEVPGMGRKTAESVVVALAQAVPAAPAVNTATGEIIEENDGG